From one Bacteroidota bacterium genomic stretch:
- a CDS encoding glycosyltransferase, which yields MKLSIILPSYKSAVLLREQLPAFKKWLSEKFPSNEIIVVDDGSGDGGETEKVVLQNNCTFIGLKKNTGKGGAVRAGMKIATGDVRIFTDADVPFEFETIERFVQYLTEKEFHIVIGDRRLPESKYFSEIKGMRKLGSRIFTFIVGRFITTGMFDTQCGIKGFRAKTADDLFLVSRLNSFTFDVELLYIALKRNYDIKKLPVHFRSSDDHSSVSLMRHAPGMLVDLFRIKWNHVRGKYDKAKKSDK from the coding sequence ATGAAACTGAGCATCATTCTTCCTTCCTATAAAAGCGCTGTTCTTCTCCGTGAACAGCTTCCGGCTTTTAAAAAATGGCTGAGTGAAAAATTTCCTTCCAATGAGATCATCGTGGTCGATGATGGCTCGGGCGATGGCGGTGAAACGGAAAAGGTTGTGTTGCAGAACAACTGTACTTTCATCGGACTGAAGAAAAATACAGGCAAAGGAGGGGCAGTGCGCGCAGGAATGAAAATCGCGACCGGCGATGTCCGGATTTTTACGGATGCCGATGTTCCCTTTGAATTTGAAACGATAGAACGGTTTGTACAGTACCTCACCGAAAAAGAATTTCACATCGTGATCGGCGACCGTCGTTTGCCCGAGTCGAAATATTTTTCTGAAATAAAAGGAATGCGGAAACTCGGCAGCCGCATTTTTACTTTCATCGTCGGGCGATTCATCACCACGGGAATGTTCGATACGCAATGCGGCATAAAAGGATTCCGTGCAAAAACAGCCGATGACCTTTTTTTAGTTTCGCGACTGAACAGTTTCACCTTCGATGTGGAATTACTTTACATAGCGTTGAAAAGAAATTACGATATAAAAAAATTACCCGTGCATTTCCGCAGCAGTGACGATCATTCGAGTGTGAGCTTAATGCGTCACGCGCCCGGGATGCTCGTTGATCTTTTCCGGATAAAATGGAATCATGTGAGGGGGAAATACGACAAAGCAAAGAAGAGCGATAAATGA